A window from Tenacibaculum singaporense encodes these proteins:
- a CDS encoding aminotransferase class V-fold PLP-dependent enzyme, translating to MFSIDKIRADFPILNREVHGKKLVYLDNGATSQTPKVVIDTIVDYYSNYNANIHRGVHTLSQEATDKYEEARIKIQKHFNAKHSYEIILTSGTTHGVNIVASGFASILQEGDEIIVSALEHHSNIVPWQMLCEKTGAILKVIPMDEDGSLRMDLYHELLNPKTKLVFCNHVSNALGTINPIKEIIHAAHKFGAYVLIDGAQAVPHIKPDVQALDADFYVASAHKMCGPTGVGMLYGKEELLQLLPPYQGGGEMIETVTFEKTTYAGLPHKFEAGTPNICGGIAFGVAVDYMNSVGFSNIEKQENELLSYATQELEKIDGLKIYGTTNKTSVISFNLEGIHPYDVGAILDKLGVAVRTGHHCAQPIMDFYCIPGTVRASFSFYNTKEEVDILVNAVKKAQMMLS from the coding sequence ATGTTTAGTATAGATAAAATTCGAGCTGATTTTCCTATTTTAAATAGAGAAGTGCATGGGAAAAAATTAGTGTATTTAGATAACGGAGCAACCTCGCAAACACCAAAGGTAGTAATTGACACTATTGTAGATTATTACTCTAATTACAATGCAAATATTCATAGAGGTGTACATACATTAAGTCAGGAAGCAACTGATAAGTATGAGGAAGCCAGAATTAAGATTCAAAAACATTTCAATGCGAAGCATTCGTATGAAATTATTTTAACTTCAGGAACAACACATGGGGTTAATATTGTAGCATCTGGTTTCGCATCAATTTTACAAGAAGGGGATGAAATAATTGTTTCAGCTTTAGAGCATCATTCTAACATCGTGCCTTGGCAAATGTTATGTGAAAAAACAGGAGCTATTTTAAAAGTAATTCCGATGGATGAAGATGGTTCTTTACGCATGGACTTATACCATGAATTATTGAATCCAAAAACAAAATTAGTTTTTTGTAATCATGTATCGAATGCACTAGGAACAATTAATCCAATAAAAGAAATTATTCATGCTGCACACAAGTTTGGTGCTTATGTGTTGATTGATGGTGCACAAGCAGTTCCACATATAAAACCAGATGTACAAGCATTAGATGCCGATTTTTATGTGGCTTCAGCTCATAAAATGTGCGGGCCAACAGGTGTTGGAATGTTATATGGTAAAGAAGAACTGTTGCAATTATTGCCACCATACCAAGGAGGTGGAGAAATGATTGAAACTGTAACTTTTGAAAAAACTACGTATGCAGGATTGCCTCATAAGTTTGAAGCTGGGACACCTAATATTTGTGGAGGAATAGCTTTTGGAGTTGCTGTAGATTATATGAATTCAGTTGGTTTTTCTAACATAGAGAAGCAAGAAAACGAATTGTTATCGTACGCAACACAAGAGTTAGAAAAAATAGATGGATTAAAAATCTATGGAACAACTAACAAAACATCTGTTATCTCTTTTAATTTAGAAGGAATTCACCCGTATGATGTTGGAGCTATTTTAGATAAACTAGGAGTAGCGGTTCGTACAGGTCACCATTGTGCACAACCTATTATGGATTTTTATTGTATTCCAGGAACAGTACGAGCTTCTTTTTCTTTTTATAATACCAAAGAAGAAGTTGATATATTGGTAAATGCTGTTAAGAAAGCACAAATGATGTTAAGTTAA
- a CDS encoding YfcC family protein, giving the protein MKKIKFPTPHTILLLIAGLVAILTWFVPAGKFDTLQYQKNSNSFIYLHLEDEKALPASQETLEGLGIKIPLEKFTNGDIAKPISVPGTYTQLDPKPQGFLEFFKSPIKGIIQSSDIILFVLILGGIIGIMNFTGAFDAGITWLAKTLKGKEYWLIFVVTTLIAVGGTTFGLAEETIAFYPILIPIFLAAKYDAIVALACVYIGSSIGTMCSTVNPFSVIIASDAAGINWTTGFTGRLLMLIGGVVICVIYILRYANKVQKDPTKSIIYDQKEMIENLFGSSTSNTHTLTGRLRIILTIFAMCFIIMIYGVSRLGWWFEEMTVVFLIGAILIGFLAKMKEENFVNTFIKGAGDLLGVAFIIGIARGVSVLMEQGLISDTILQHASEFTTGMSKGVFTNVMLFIYSGLSFFIPSSSGMAVLTMPIMSPLADTVGVGREVIVNTYQYGMGLFAFINPTGLILASLAIVKVGYDKWLKFVIPLVIILTVFTMLVLTAQVYL; this is encoded by the coding sequence TTGAAGAAAATTAAATTCCCAACCCCGCATACCATTTTATTATTGATAGCAGGATTAGTTGCTATTTTAACATGGTTTGTACCTGCAGGTAAGTTCGATACCTTACAGTATCAAAAAAACAGTAACTCATTTATTTATTTACATTTAGAAGACGAAAAAGCGTTGCCTGCAAGTCAAGAAACACTAGAAGGCTTAGGAATCAAAATTCCGTTAGAGAAATTTACAAATGGAGATATAGCAAAACCAATTAGTGTACCAGGAACATATACTCAGTTAGATCCAAAACCACAAGGCTTTTTAGAATTTTTTAAATCTCCTATAAAAGGAATTATTCAATCATCTGATATAATTTTATTTGTTCTAATTTTAGGTGGAATTATTGGAATAATGAATTTTACCGGTGCTTTTGATGCTGGAATAACCTGGTTAGCAAAAACACTAAAAGGAAAAGAGTATTGGCTCATATTTGTAGTAACGACTTTAATAGCCGTAGGAGGGACAACTTTTGGATTAGCAGAAGAAACTATTGCCTTTTATCCGATATTAATTCCAATATTTTTAGCAGCAAAATACGATGCCATAGTAGCTTTAGCGTGTGTGTATATTGGATCATCTATAGGTACAATGTGCTCAACAGTAAATCCATTTAGTGTTATTATTGCTTCAGATGCTGCGGGGATTAACTGGACAACTGGTTTTACAGGGAGATTGTTAATGCTAATTGGAGGAGTTGTTATTTGTGTTATTTACATTTTACGTTACGCAAACAAAGTTCAAAAAGACCCAACAAAATCGATTATTTACGATCAAAAAGAAATGATTGAAAATCTTTTTGGTAGCTCAACCTCAAACACGCATACGTTAACGGGTAGGTTACGAATTATACTAACCATTTTTGCAATGTGCTTTATAATTATGATTTATGGAGTTTCTCGCTTAGGATGGTGGTTTGAAGAAATGACTGTGGTGTTTTTAATAGGAGCTATTTTAATAGGTTTTTTAGCCAAAATGAAAGAAGAAAACTTTGTAAATACGTTTATTAAAGGAGCAGGTGATTTATTAGGAGTTGCTTTTATTATAGGTATTGCACGTGGAGTTTCTGTTTTAATGGAACAAGGTTTAATAAGCGATACCATTTTACAACACGCAAGTGAGTTTACTACAGGGATGTCTAAAGGTGTTTTTACCAATGTAATGTTATTTATTTATTCAGGGTTGTCGTTTTTTATTCCAAGTTCTTCAGGTATGGCAGTTTTGACTATGCCTATTATGTCTCCGTTGGCAGATACAGTTGGAGTAGGTAGAGAGGTAATTGTAAACACATATCAATACGGTATGGGTTTATTTGCTTTTATCAACCCAACAGGCTTAATTTTAGCATCCTTAGCTATTGTAAAAGTTGGTTATGATAAATGGTTGAAGTTTGTAATTCCGTTGGTAATTATCTTAACAGTTTTTACAATGCTGGTTTTAACCGCTCAAGTATATCTGTAA
- a CDS encoding SdpI family protein, which yields MNPFYYVLSINGLLFLFSIIFHFFPPKKINAIYGYRTNKTMKNDTIWQFANTFFTKEFMKYSAISLVAALVLAYISKELTWQPMAIMLLSLAVSVVKTEQEINKNFDQDGNKK from the coding sequence ATGAATCCATTTTATTACGTGCTTTCTATAAACGGATTGCTTTTTTTATTCAGTATTATTTTTCATTTTTTCCCTCCTAAAAAAATCAATGCTATTTATGGGTATCGTACTAATAAAACTATGAAAAATGATACTATTTGGCAATTTGCCAATACTTTTTTCACCAAAGAGTTTATGAAGTATTCAGCAATTTCGTTAGTTGCTGCTTTAGTTTTAGCCTATATATCAAAAGAATTAACATGGCAACCTATGGCAATTATGTTATTGTCACTAGCCGTATCTGTTGTTAAAACTGAACAAGAAATAAATAAGAATTTTGATCAGGACGGAAATAAGAAGTAA
- the gwsG gene encoding grasp-with-spasm system ATP-grasp peptide maturase: protein MILILSIEQDESTIDIIRWLSYLKEDFILLNNNELINSLTVNINTSEVLISTKDATVNFNEITSVWYRRGNFTLYDCIEVKDFIGDKITEFYNEEKKDLFEYLHFLLHQKPSINNYNFKKVNKLIVLTLAKQLGLCIPKTTITNQKKVLREELKNKLLITKPINDPMSLYGDTYWLPTYTTSINTEKADLFDDTFGISLFQENIKKTLEIRSYFLDGEFYSMAIFSQLDEQTKTDFRCYNNQKPNRTIPFNLPSDIEIKLKTLAEKLNLTSCSFDLIYTPSKQYVFLEVNPIGQFGMVSYPCNYYLEEKIAYKLKNYDISKRSSTVIEQNERRV, encoded by the coding sequence ATGATATTAATTTTATCTATAGAACAAGATGAAAGCACCATTGATATAATAAGATGGCTTAGTTATTTAAAAGAAGATTTTATACTGCTTAATAATAATGAGCTTATAAACAGCTTAACCGTAAATATAAACACCTCAGAGGTGCTTATTAGCACTAAAGATGCAACAGTTAATTTTAATGAAATTACTTCGGTTTGGTATCGAAGAGGAAACTTTACGCTGTATGATTGTATTGAGGTAAAAGATTTTATAGGAGATAAAATAACTGAGTTTTATAATGAGGAAAAAAAAGACTTATTTGAGTACTTACATTTTTTACTACATCAAAAACCTTCTATAAATAATTATAACTTTAAAAAAGTTAATAAACTTATTGTATTAACCTTAGCAAAACAGTTGGGGCTGTGTATTCCTAAAACTACCATAACAAATCAAAAAAAAGTTTTAAGAGAAGAATTAAAAAACAAATTGTTAATTACAAAGCCAATCAATGACCCAATGAGTTTGTACGGAGATACTTATTGGTTACCTACCTATACAACATCGATAAATACAGAGAAAGCTGATTTATTTGACGATACTTTCGGGATTAGTTTATTTCAAGAAAACATTAAAAAAACACTCGAAATACGTAGTTATTTTTTGGATGGAGAGTTTTATTCAATGGCTATTTTCTCTCAGTTAGACGAACAAACTAAAACAGATTTTAGATGTTATAATAATCAAAAACCCAATAGAACAATTCCGTTTAATCTACCATCAGACATTGAAATAAAATTAAAAACGTTGGCAGAAAAACTAAATTTAACGAGTTGTTCTTTCGATTTAATTTACACACCCTCTAAACAATATGTTTTCTTAGAAGTAAATCCTATAGGGCAATTTGGTATGGTTTCTTATCCATGTAATTATTATTTAGAAGAAAAAATAGCGTACAAACTCAAAAATTATGATATCTCAAAAAGAAGCTCAACAGTTATTGAACAAAACGAAAGAAGAGTGTAA
- the gwsS gene encoding grasp-with-spasm system SPASM domain peptide maturase, translating into MKNSNKYVRMFSNCIPVLGRDKSVIYDLQRKQMFNIPNDLYNFIQLFEEHTISEIFELCGKDNEQVVEEYFQFLTNKELTFLIDKDELELFPKLSMKWRSPAKISNAIIEISETTYPLFEKIVAYLTALGCEYLYLKIDAPKSFLLMKNIMEKLTTSAIFSVVFETPFNKGEKITDYEQLIVENKRIETIFLLSDEQLKTSSSKILITSPKRFVNKKEYFFKINISLFTESQKYNTYFNKKVFINKEGGVLNAPETEELFGNIARLTFKELEAVVDSEQFQKYWSINKDVIDECKDCELRYMCVDNRVPKQSKGGNYFFTSKCELRALN; encoded by the coding sequence ATGAAGAACAGTAATAAATATGTAAGAATGTTTTCTAATTGTATTCCAGTTTTAGGGAGAGATAAATCTGTTATATATGACTTGCAAAGAAAACAAATGTTTAATATTCCTAACGATTTATACAACTTCATTCAGTTATTTGAAGAACATACTATTTCAGAAATATTTGAATTATGTGGTAAAGATAATGAGCAAGTCGTAGAAGAATACTTTCAATTTTTAACAAATAAAGAGCTTACATTTTTAATAGATAAAGATGAGTTAGAGTTGTTCCCTAAATTGAGTATGAAATGGAGGTCTCCTGCTAAAATATCAAATGCAATTATTGAGATAAGTGAAACAACATATCCTTTGTTCGAAAAAATAGTAGCATACCTTACAGCATTAGGCTGTGAATACTTGTATCTTAAAATTGACGCTCCTAAATCATTTCTTCTTATGAAAAATATTATGGAAAAATTAACCACTTCTGCTATTTTTTCCGTTGTGTTTGAAACACCATTTAACAAAGGAGAAAAAATAACCGATTATGAACAACTTATAGTTGAGAATAAAAGGATAGAAACAATTTTTCTCTTAAGTGACGAACAGTTAAAAACATCATCTTCAAAAATTCTTATAACATCACCTAAACGATTTGTAAATAAAAAAGAATATTTTTTCAAGATAAACATATCCTTATTTACAGAATCTCAAAAATATAATACCTACTTTAATAAAAAGGTTTTTATAAATAAAGAAGGAGGGGTGTTGAATGCTCCAGAAACTGAAGAGTTATTTGGGAACATAGCAAGACTAACGTTTAAGGAACTGGAAGCGGTTGTAGATTCAGAACAGTTTCAAAAGTATTGGAGCATTAATAAGGATGTAATAGATGAATGTAAAGATTGTGAGTTGCGTTATATGTGTGTGGATAATAGGGTGCCTAAGCAATCTAAAGGAGGGAATTATTTTTTTACTTCAAAATGTGAACTAAGAGCATTGAACTAA
- a CDS encoding Bax inhibitor-1/YccA family protein has protein sequence MENSFNSKVLVAQVSEADRIAFYKKTYAHVAGGVLLFVLFEYLFLQSATIVEFALSMTQGYKWLLLLGGFMLITNYAESTALKTSDKNLQYLAYSGYIFAEAFIFIPLIYIAIAYTNNFDVIKQAGIVTLSLFVGISSIVFITKKDFSFIRAGLSVGFFIAIGLIIAGALFGFNLGLWFSVGMCVLAAGSILYQTSNLVHKFSTDDYIPAALGLFASLMLLFWYVLQIFMSRD, from the coding sequence ATGGAAAATTCATTTAACTCAAAAGTGCTTGTTGCACAAGTCTCAGAAGCCGATAGAATTGCTTTTTACAAAAAAACCTATGCACACGTTGCTGGTGGGGTATTATTATTTGTTTTGTTTGAATATTTATTTTTACAAAGTGCTACTATTGTTGAATTTGCTTTATCTATGACACAGGGCTATAAGTGGTTATTATTATTAGGTGGTTTTATGTTAATTACTAATTACGCTGAAAGTACTGCTTTAAAAACCTCTGATAAGAACTTACAATACTTAGCATATTCAGGATATATTTTTGCTGAAGCATTTATTTTTATCCCTCTAATTTATATTGCGATAGCGTACACTAACAACTTTGATGTTATAAAACAAGCAGGAATTGTTACACTATCATTATTTGTTGGAATTTCATCAATCGTTTTTATTACCAAAAAAGATTTTTCTTTTATAAGAGCTGGATTATCTGTTGGATTTTTTATTGCTATCGGATTAATTATCGCTGGTGCTTTATTTGGGTTTAATTTAGGGTTATGGTTTTCAGTTGGAATGTGTGTATTAGCTGCTGGTTCTATTTTATATCAGACATCTAACTTAGTTCATAAATTCTCTACAGATGATTATATTCCAGCAGCATTAGGTTTATTTGCTTCTTTAATGTTGTTGTTCTGGTATGTATTACAGATATTTATGTCAAGAGATTAG
- a CDS encoding zinc metalloprotease: MKRIFLTLAVAASVLVGCQENSKDEALDPQQSIDMSDFYVETEEVSHKGGSEQCHSMRVLNRQVKENPGLYKKMYDIEYATRKLTTAKGKPGGGSGGGDVDVLPIEDGLGTINIPVYVHVVLPNANSVSDSQIQAQMNVLNDDFKNPNTNQLPSGATDFINDATDTGIQFTLAGTFRHNDPKSSWGTNDAVKAAYPPITPSTHLNIWVCEIGGGILGYAQFPGGNSSTDGVVLLTGTLPGGSSAPYNMGRTATHEVGHYLNLRHIWGDGRCRQDDFVADTPSSDASNYGCPTYPDVSCKSADMTMNYMDYTNDACMYMFTDGQRNRMRALFASGGARASMLN; this comes from the coding sequence ATGAAAAGAATTTTTTTAACACTAGCTGTAGCAGCCTCAGTTTTAGTAGGATGTCAGGAAAACTCTAAAGACGAAGCTTTAGACCCTCAACAATCAATTGACATGAGCGACTTCTACGTAGAAACTGAAGAGGTTTCTCACAAAGGAGGATCTGAACAATGTCACTCAATGAGAGTTTTAAACAGACAAGTAAAAGAAAACCCAGGATTATACAAAAAAATGTATGATATTGAGTATGCTACAAGAAAACTTACAACAGCAAAAGGTAAGCCAGGAGGTGGATCTGGAGGTGGTGATGTAGATGTATTACCTATTGAAGACGGTTTAGGAACTATTAATATTCCTGTATACGTACACGTTGTTTTACCAAATGCAAATAGTGTTTCAGATAGTCAAATTCAAGCACAAATGAATGTGTTAAATGACGATTTTAAAAATCCAAATACAAATCAACTTCCTTCAGGAGCTACTGATTTTATCAATGATGCAACTGACACAGGAATTCAATTTACATTAGCAGGTACTTTTAGACATAATGATCCTAAGTCTTCTTGGGGAACTAACGATGCTGTAAAAGCTGCTTACCCTCCAATTACTCCTTCAACTCACTTAAATATTTGGGTGTGTGAAATAGGAGGAGGTATCTTAGGATATGCTCAATTCCCAGGAGGTAACTCATCTACTGATGGTGTAGTATTATTAACTGGAACTTTACCAGGTGGTTCTTCTGCTCCTTATAACATGGGTAGAACTGCAACTCACGAAGTAGGTCACTACTTAAACTTACGTCACATTTGGGGAGACGGAAGATGTCGTCAAGACGATTTCGTAGCTGATACTCCATCTTCTGATGCTTCAAACTATGGATGTCCAACTTATCCAGATGTTAGCTGTAAATCTGCTGATATGACAATGAACTACATGGATTATACAAACGATGCTTGTATGTACATGTTTACAGATGGTCAGCGTAACAGAATGAGAGCTTTATTTGCTTCAGGAGGAGCTAGAGCTTCTATGTTAAACTAG
- a CDS encoding serine hydrolase domain-containing protein codes for MKNLKRILLLVLIALAIAVFYNYPKLNILAGYSAKNTASSVFLAGRSLAFTDANDNNFSPINITSDKINTEEKSATGSVYGLLKRKAVYREGLGAVLVTNDFDITKPQLTPKRSEPDNITPFPYGNADHKDTIFANIDYTKLNETIDTIFNDRNQTRSVVVVYKDKIIFEKYDTGFTKESKQLGWSMTKSITGTLFGILKCQGKVDVQEDNLFSEWENDDRKNITIHNLLQMNSGLEWNEDYNSISDATKMLFLEKDMTKVQVNKPLVGKPNETWNYSSGTSNLLSGILRTKFDTHQEYLDFWYSGLIDKIGMNSMIVETDMSNHFVGSSYAWATARDWAKLGLLYLHNGEWNGEHLFDKDWVSYATTPTPTSDGWYGAQIWLNAGGRYPDAPKNMFSFNGYKGQNVFILPSQDLVVVRTGLTKNADVNTLLKGIVNSIKL; via the coding sequence ATGAAAAATTTAAAAAGAATCCTTTTACTCGTTTTAATTGCTTTAGCAATTGCTGTTTTTTACAACTACCCGAAGTTAAATATTTTGGCAGGATATTCTGCTAAAAACACTGCTTCATCAGTATTTCTGGCAGGAAGAAGTTTAGCTTTTACCGATGCTAATGACAATAATTTTTCTCCTATAAATATTACTTCTGATAAAATTAATACAGAAGAAAAATCAGCTACTGGTTCTGTGTATGGATTGCTAAAAAGAAAGGCTGTATACAGAGAAGGGCTTGGTGCTGTTTTGGTTACTAATGATTTTGATATTACCAAACCTCAACTTACTCCAAAACGTTCTGAACCTGATAATATCACTCCTTTTCCTTACGGAAACGCAGATCATAAAGACACTATTTTCGCTAACATTGATTATACAAAACTAAACGAAACTATTGATACTATTTTTAATGATAGAAATCAAACACGCTCGGTAGTAGTGGTATATAAAGACAAAATTATTTTTGAAAAATATGATACTGGTTTTACCAAAGAATCAAAACAGTTAGGTTGGTCTATGACCAAAAGTATTACAGGAACATTGTTCGGGATTTTAAAATGTCAAGGGAAAGTTGATGTTCAAGAAGACAACTTATTTTCTGAATGGGAAAATGACGATCGAAAAAACATTACGATTCATAATTTGCTACAAATGAATTCTGGTTTGGAATGGAATGAAGATTATAATAGTATTTCAGACGCTACTAAAATGTTATTTTTAGAAAAAGACATGACCAAAGTTCAAGTAAACAAGCCTCTCGTAGGTAAACCAAACGAAACTTGGAATTACTCTTCTGGAACTTCTAATTTATTATCGGGTATTTTACGAACAAAATTCGACACACACCAAGAGTATCTTGATTTTTGGTATAGTGGTTTAATTGATAAAATAGGAATGAACTCAATGATTGTTGAAACTGATATGAGCAATCACTTTGTAGGATCTTCATACGCTTGGGCAACAGCAAGAGATTGGGCTAAACTAGGCTTATTATATCTACATAATGGCGAATGGAATGGAGAGCATTTGTTTGATAAAGACTGGGTAAGTTATGCTACAACCCCTACTCCTACTTCAGATGGTTGGTATGGTGCGCAAATTTGGTTAAATGCTGGTGGTAGATATCCTGATGCTCCAAAAAATATGTTTTCTTTTAATGGATATAAAGGTCAAAATGTATTTATTTTGCCTAGTCAAGATTTGGTTGTAGTTCGTACAGGACTTACCAAAAACGCAGACGTAAATACCTTGTTAAAAGGAATTGTAAATTCTATTAAACTCTAA
- a CDS encoding zinc metalloprotease, which yields MKKLFLGLAIMVGLLIGCQDETNNKQEIAQEVAVDMSDFYIETDEVASKGTMSNKCYSMKVLNRQVKENPGLYKKMYDVEYATRKFLNSKKPDGTPGGGNGNGGNNGGGDGDVDVEPIDDGLNISIPVYFHIVLPDASAVTNSQVQSQMNVINSDFTSPNTNQLPSGATDFINDATNTEITFTLAGTFRHDDATSSWGTNDAVKQAYPPITPETHLNVWVCNIGGGILGYAQFPGGNSDTDGVVLLYSSLPGGSAAPYNEGRTLTHEIGHYLNLRHIWGDGRCRQDDFVEDTPASDGPNYGCPSYPTVNCKSADMTMNYMDYTDDACMYMFTDGQRNRMRAIFQPGGARASMLN from the coding sequence ATGAAAAAACTTTTTCTAGGGCTTGCAATAATGGTAGGTCTACTAATTGGCTGTCAAGATGAAACAAATAATAAACAAGAAATAGCTCAAGAAGTAGCTGTTGATATGAGTGACTTCTACATTGAAACAGATGAGGTTGCTTCAAAAGGAACTATGTCTAACAAATGCTATTCTATGAAAGTTTTAAATCGACAAGTAAAAGAAAACCCTGGACTGTATAAGAAAATGTATGATGTTGAATACGCTACAAGGAAATTTTTAAATAGTAAAAAGCCAGACGGAACACCAGGAGGAGGAAATGGAAATGGGGGAAATAACGGAGGAGGTGATGGAGACGTTGATGTTGAACCAATAGATGATGGTTTAAATATCTCAATTCCCGTTTACTTTCATATCGTATTGCCAGATGCTAGTGCGGTTACAAACTCGCAAGTACAATCACAAATGAATGTAATTAATAGTGATTTTACAAGCCCGAACACAAATCAGTTACCATCAGGAGCTACTGATTTTATTAACGATGCTACCAATACAGAAATAACATTTACGTTAGCAGGCACTTTTAGGCATGATGACGCTACATCTTCATGGGGAACAAACGATGCAGTAAAGCAAGCTTATCCGCCAATTACGCCAGAAACTCATTTAAATGTATGGGTATGTAATATTGGAGGAGGAATTTTAGGGTACGCTCAATTTCCAGGAGGAAATTCAGATACTGATGGTGTAGTGTTACTGTATTCAAGTTTGCCAGGAGGTTCAGCAGCACCTTATAATGAAGGGAGAACTTTAACTCATGAGATAGGTCATTACTTAAATCTTCGTCATATTTGGGGTGATGGTAGATGTCGTCAAGACGATTTTGTAGAGGATACACCTGCTTCTGATGGACCTAATTATGGTTGTCCTTCATATCCAACAGTTAATTGTAAATCTGCAGATATGACAATGAACTATATGGATTATACTGATGATGCTTGTATGTATATGTTTACAGATGGTCAACGTAACAGAATGAGAGCAATCTTTCAACCAGGAGGAGCTAGAGCTTCTATGTTAAATTAG
- the glpQ gene encoding glycerophosphodiester phosphodiesterase, with protein sequence MKQFYILFFLSLFFGCNPKIKPTNMQKKIVIAHRGASGYLPEHTMEAKAIAYAMSPDYIEQDLVLSKDDVPVVIHDIYLDDVTNVAEKFPERKREDKRFYVIDFTFKELQELNVTERFNPKTGKQVYPNRFPKGKGNFKLHSLQEEIELIQGLNKTTGKNIGIYPEIKNPEFHHQNGKDIAKITLDILSEYGYKTKKDKCMFQCFDAKELERVRKELESDLFLVQLIEFPEETKQLKHYTTYADGLGPWYKQLLDKKEGNQWQFTTLVEEAHKLGLQVHPYTFRADQLDEFSSFEEMMQVLLFEANVDGGFTDFPDKMVAFLTR encoded by the coding sequence ATGAAACAATTTTATATACTGTTTTTCTTATCTCTTTTCTTTGGATGTAATCCAAAAATAAAACCAACGAATATGCAAAAGAAAATTGTAATTGCTCATCGTGGAGCCTCAGGATATTTACCAGAACATACTATGGAAGCTAAAGCTATAGCGTATGCTATGAGTCCTGATTATATAGAACAAGATTTAGTATTGAGTAAAGACGATGTCCCTGTTGTTATTCACGATATATATTTGGATGATGTTACCAATGTTGCTGAAAAGTTTCCAGAAAGAAAGCGAGAAGACAAACGTTTTTATGTAATAGATTTTACTTTTAAAGAGCTACAAGAGTTAAATGTTACAGAACGTTTTAATCCGAAAACAGGAAAGCAGGTGTATCCAAATCGATTCCCGAAGGGAAAAGGCAACTTTAAATTACATTCTTTGCAAGAGGAAATAGAGTTGATTCAAGGATTAAATAAGACTACAGGAAAAAATATCGGGATTTATCCTGAAATTAAGAATCCAGAATTCCATCACCAAAATGGAAAAGACATTGCCAAAATCACATTGGATATCCTTTCAGAATATGGTTACAAAACAAAGAAAGACAAATGTATGTTTCAATGCTTTGATGCAAAAGAACTGGAGAGGGTTCGAAAAGAATTAGAATCTGACTTGTTTTTAGTTCAGTTGATTGAATTCCCAGAAGAAACTAAACAGCTAAAACATTACACAACTTATGCTGATGGGTTAGGGCCTTGGTATAAACAACTTTTAGATAAGAAAGAAGGAAATCAATGGCAGTTTACAACATTGGTTGAAGAAGCTCATAAACTAGGATTACAAGTGCATCCGTACACTTTTAGAGCTGATCAATTAGATGAGTTTTCTTCTTTTGAAGAAATGATGCAAGTATTACTTTTTGAAGCTAATGTAGATGGTGGTTTTACCGACTTTCCTGATAAAATGGTTGCCTTTTTAACTAGATAA